From a single Brassica oleracea var. oleracea cultivar TO1000 chromosome C5, BOL, whole genome shotgun sequence genomic region:
- the LOC106292279 gene encoding uncharacterized protein LOC106292279: MQRKNNHDVIFLLETKNPSEMVLNELQWLQSNNYFVVEPHSPRGGGLFLSRKKNIQVVINSSSYNFIDTTITYKGNFFHTTFVYGEPNSTKPQQIWRTLSNLHLATEDPWFLTGDFNEIVDNSEKCGGLVRAEGTFCVFRSFISQNDLFDLKFTGSFLSWRGKRHSHLILCRLDRAMCNSAWMDMFPSCRSQYLKFESSDHRPLISYLDTSRKKSQKIFRFDRRLTDDMEVNNLIKEVWSSSSHLIVEARLSLCRHAIWKWSKAFHENSQKRLKETRELLDLAMVNLIPDEPLIHEPNVKLLHLYKEDESFWKQRSRQLWLSLGDSNTGYFHASAKGRSAKNRFSVIENNCGVPVYEEDQISEVIYAFYTDLFRSSSSDSRQTVCDALAPCITNAKNEELIAIPQAK; the protein is encoded by the coding sequence ATGCAAAGGAAGAATAATCATGATGTCATCTTTCTCTTGGAGACTAAAAACCCCAGTGAGATGGTGTTGAATGAACTTCAGTGGTTGCAATCGAACAACTACTTTGTGGTTGAACCTCACAGTCCAAGAGGAGGAGGACTCTTCTTGTCCCGGAAAAAAAACATCCAAGTAGTTATCAACTCATCATCATACAACTTTATTGACACGACGATTACATACAAAGGGAATTTCTTCCACACAACCTTTGTATACGGAGAGCCAAACAGTACTAAACCACAACAGATATGGAGGACTCTGTCTAATCTACATCTAGCTACAGAAGATCCTTGGTTCCTAACAGGAGATTTCAATGAGATTGTGGACAATAGTGAAAAATGCGGAGGCCTCGTTAGAGCAGAAGGAACATTTTGTGTGTTTAGGTCCTTTATATCACAAAATGACCTTTTCGATCTAAAGTTTACAGGAAGCTTCCTTTCTTGGAGGGGTAAAAGGCATTCGCACCTGATTCTTTGTCGGCTAGACAGAGCGATGTGCAACAGCGCATGGATGGACATGTTTCCCTCCTGCCGAAGCCAGTATCTCAAATTTGAGAGCTCTGACCATAGACCGCTCATATCCTACTTGGACACATCACGAAAGAAAAGTCAAAAGATCTTCAGGTTCGATAGACGACTAACTGATGATATGGAAGTGAATAACCTTATTAAGGAGGTCTGGAGTAGTTCATCTCACCTTATCGTAGAGGCAAGACTTTCTCTGTGCCGACATGCAATCTGGAAATGGTCAAAAGCATTCCACGAGAACAGTCAGAAAAGATTAAAGGAGACTAGAGAACTACTGGATTTAGCGATGGTGAATCTCATACCTGACGAGCCTCTGATCCATGAGCCCAATGTGAAACTGCTCCATCTATACAAAGAAGATGAGAGCTTCTGGAAACAGAGGAGTCGCCAACTATGGCTCTCTCTAGGAGACTCAAACACTGGATACTTCCATGCATCGGCAAAAGGAAGATCAGCAAAGAATAGGTTCTCTGTAATAGAGAACAACTGTGGAGTCCCTGTGTATGAAGAAGATCAGATTTCAGAAGTTATATATGCTTTCTATACGGATCTCTTCCGCTCCTCAAGCTCAGACAGTAGGCAAACAGTGTGTGATGCTCTTGCACCCTGCATTACGAACGCAAAAAATGAGGAGTTGATCGCGATCCCCCAAGCAAAATAG